The DNA region CTCATGCGGCTGGGCCGTGAGTGGATCGCGAAGAAAAATAACCATGTCAATCTGCTGTGTGGCAACTAGTGAGCCTATTTGCTGGTCGCCGCCCAACGGGCCTGATAAGAGTGTGGTAATCTCCAACCCGATATTTTCCGCGATTAAGCGGCCGGTAGTGGCAGTAGCAACAAGCTTATGCTGGGCCAGCAGGGCTGAATGCAGGCGAACAAATTCCAGCATCTCCTGTTTTTTGCGGTCATGGGCAATTAAAGCAATGGTTTTCATTGTAACACCAGCCTTTACTATTTTTTTACTTTAAGCATACCGAATTTTATTCCATTGGTAAATAAAAATTTGCGATGACTTTTCTGTCAATCCTGCGCATTTTGCCCAAACCCTTTATTGCATG from Dendrosporobacter quercicolus includes:
- a CDS encoding methylglyoxal synthase — encoded protein: MKTIALIAHDRKKQEMLEFVRLHSALLAQHKLVATATTGRLIAENIGLEITTLLSGPLGGDQQIGSLVATQQIDMVIFLRDPLTAQPHEPDITALLRVCDVHNVPLATNQQTAHLLLNSLVLE